The genomic DNA GGCGCTCGCCGATGCGTGAGAGGTTCGACGCGCTCCCCGAGTCCGAGAAGGCCCGGCGTCGCGCCGAGGTCCGGGTGCTGGTCCTCACGGGGCTCGGCCTCAACTGCGAGGCGGAGACCGAGGCGGCGTTCCGCTCCGCCGGGGCCTCCCCCGAGCTCGTGCACCTGCTCGACCTGCTCGACGGCACCGCGAAGCGGCGACTGTCGGATTATCCGGTGCTCGCGTTCATCGGCGGGTTCGCCTTCGGCGACCACCTCGGCGCCGGCTCCGTCTTCGCGAACAAGATCCGCTTCCGCCTCTACGACGACCTCCTTCGCTTCGTGGAGCGCGGCGGGCTGGCGCTGGGGGTGTGCAACGGCTTCCAGACGATGACGCGACTCGGATTGCTACCGGGGCTGGACGGCGACTACCGGACGCCGCGCGCGACCCTCGCGCCGAACGACCGCCCCGGCTACCGCGACGCATGGGTGACCCTCGGCTTCGATGCGACCTCGCCGTGCGTGTGGACCCGCGGCCTCGATCGGATGGAGCTTCCCTCGCGCCACGGCGAGGGGAAGTTCCTCGCCGACGACGACGTGCGCGCGCGGCTCGAAGCCAACGGCCAGGTGGTCTGCCGCTACCTCGGTCCGGACGGCTCTCCGACGCAGGA from Candidatus Polarisedimenticolaceae bacterium includes the following:
- a CDS encoding phosphoribosylformylglycinamidine synthase subunit PurQ, encoding MRERFDALPESEKARRRAEVRVLVLTGLGLNCEAETEAAFRSAGASPELVHLLDLLDGTAKRRLSDYPVLAFIGGFAFGDHLGAGSVFANKIRFRLYDDLLRFVERGGLALGVCNGFQTMTRLGLLPGLDGDYRTPRATLAPNDRPGYRDAWVTLGFDATSPCVWTRGLDRMELPSRHGEGKFLADDDVRARLEANGQVVCRYLGPDGSPTQEWPFNPNGSPDAVAGICDPSGRLFGLMPHPDAYLYPFHHPQWTRRKLDGPLPVEGDGMKIFRNGVDAAAGAL